In one Arachis duranensis cultivar V14167 chromosome 9, aradu.V14167.gnm2.J7QH, whole genome shotgun sequence genomic region, the following are encoded:
- the LOC107465865 gene encoding uncharacterized mitochondrial protein AtMg00860-like, with protein MVKIRGGTTIAISRTGLNKTKANLTEHLIKVDPAMVDVISGLPYPSSVREVRSFLGHVGFYLRFIKDFSKVALPLSRLLQKDVEFELSAHCVKAFDKLKIALTQAPIVRGPDWRQPFEIMCDTSNYAVGVTLA; from the exons ATGGTGAAAATCAGAGGTGGAACAACAATAGCAATCAGCAGAACCGGTCTCAACAAAACCAAAGCCAACCTTACCGAGCACCTTATCAAAG TTGATCCAGCAATGGTAGATGTCATTTctggtttaccttacccctcctccgtgagggaagtccgttcattTCTGGGTCATGTAGGTTTTTACCTGCGCTTtatcaaggacttcagtaaggtagcactgcCTTTATCTCGACTGCTGCAGAAGGATGTTGAGTTTGAGCTAAGTGCACACTGCGTgaaagcgtttgataagctgaagattGCCTTGACCCAAGCCCCTATTGTGAGAGGCCCCGACTGGCGTCAACCGTTTGAGATAATGTGTGACACCTCCAATTACGCAGTAGGAGTGACGCTGGCTTAG